AAAGAAATTAGAAAAATGCTTTTACATACAATTCCTTTAAAATATAAAACTGTAACAAATATTACTCCAGATATTAGATTAACTATGTACAATTCTGGTCATATATTAGGAGCTGCTATAATTCATTTACATATTGGAGAAGGTTTTCATAATATTATTTACACAAGCGATTTTAAATTTGAGAAAACACGCTTATTAGATGCTAGTACTTATAAATTTCCAAAAATGGAAACTCTTATTATAGAAAGTACTTATGGAAACACCTTTGTTCCATTTACAAGAGAAGATAGTGAGAAACTCTTGGCAAGCTATATTAAGCAAACTATTGAGCAAGGAGGAAAAGCTTTAATACCTGTTCCAGCAGTAGGAAGAGCGCAAGAAATCCTTTTAGTATTAGATAATTTAATTAGAAGCAATTTTATTCCTGAAGTGCCTATATTTGTTGATGGTCTTATAAATGAAGCTACTGCAATTCATACAGCATATTCACAATATTTATCAAATGATTTAAGACCTTTATTTGAAGAAGGAATAAATCCATTTTCTTCAGAATATGTAACAACAGTATTAAACAATTCTCAAAGAGAAGAAGTAATAAATTCTAAAAGTCCATGTATAATATTATCTACATCTGGAATGTTAGAAGGAGGGCCAGTTTTAAATTACTTTAGAGAACTTTCTGAAGATGAAAAGAACTTTTTAATATTTGTAAGTTATCAAGTAGAAGGCACATTAGGTAGAAAACTTTTAAAAGGTATTAGAGATATTTCTTTAATAAATGAGAATGGAAAAACAAAAGTTATTCATGTGAAAATGAAAATAGATAAAGTTGATGGTTTTTCAGGGCATTCAAGTAGACAACAATTATTAGATTATTTGAAAAAAGTATCTCCCAAACCTAAAAACTTAATAATTTTACATGGAGAACCTGAAGCTATAGAAAGTATTGCAAAAGCAGCTAATAAAATTATTCCAGCTAAAATATATACTCCAAAAAATTTAGACTCTATTTGTTTATCATAATTTTATTATTGTAGTTGGCGATATAAGTATTATTTTTTTATTTTCTATCCATCCAATATCTCCACCAATTTCATCAATACTATCTTTTAATCTTAATAAGAAATCTTTAAAATTTTCAATATTTATTTTTTGAGGGATATCCATAATTATAAATCCACCATTTTTTAAAATATCTATTAAAGAATCTAATAAGATATTTTCATTATATATCATATAATAAAGTTTAGACTCCTTTTTCTCAACTTCCTCTTTTTTAATTTCAGGTTCGGGTAAAATTATTTTTATT
The window above is part of the Nitrososphaerota archaeon genome. Proteins encoded here:
- a CDS encoding beta-CASP ribonuclease aCPSF1, which encodes METIRNDIVKYFTTIAPKEIAITRIEYEGTKLAIYTKNPKIFYEQDQIARDLVSLIKKRVVIRSDPSIRLPKEKVESIIKEKFPMDKIKNVYLDELLGEIIIEAYNPDEVLNNYKNVFDDLTKLTLWKPRIIKSPLMHSKTLEQVRGFMYGSIIERKEILRNIGERIFRPILLSIGDLSITILGSGQQVGRSAILVETKESKVLIDCGIDPGANSLINQFPRFDAIAEKLFQLDAIIISHAHLDHSALVPYLFKYDLNVPVFCSEPTLPLMAMLQSDFISVAEKEGVPTPYTEKEIRKMLLHTIPLKYKTVTNITPDIRLTMYNSGHILGAAIIHLHIGEGFHNIIYTSDFKFEKTRLLDASTYKFPKMETLIIESTYGNTFVPFTREDSEKLLASYIKQTIEQGGKALIPVPAVGRAQEILLVLDNLIRSNFIPEVPIFVDGLINEATAIHTAYSQYLSNDLRPLFEEGINPFSSEYVTTVLNNSQREEVINSKSPCIILSTSGMLEGGPVLNYFRELSEDEKNFLIFVSYQVEGTLGRKLLKGIRDISLINENGKTKVIHVKMKIDKVDGFSGHSSRQQLLDYLKKVSPKPKNLIILHGEPEAIESIAKAANKIIPAKIYTPKNLDSICLS